GGCTCTTGAGTCACTTCAAAACGTCTCGAAAAATGACGTTAGTATTAAATTCTTACCTTCAAATAGAGCTGGCTTTTCAAATATAGTGATCACTAGAGTTGATAGCTTCCCTCTAAAAGCTGCTATAAGCATTGATAACCTTGGCTCAAAACAAAGCGGCAAGTATCAAGGAATGCTAAATTTAAGCACGCTAAATTTACTTGGATTTAACGAAATTTTTAGCTTCTCACGTGGCAAAGATATATTTAAAAAATATGAGGTCACAAATAAATTTAATGGCGCTAGTGATCACGGAGCTTCAAATAACTACTATTACGGCTTTAGTATCCCATTTGGCTATTTCATGCTTGAGTATGAAAAGAGTAAATATGACTACGCCCAGATCATAAACGCAGCCTACAACCTCTACACATATAAAGGTAGAAGCGAGAGTGACTCACTAAGCCTTGCTTATACATTTTATAGGGACTCAAATTTTAAAAATAGCGCCTATGTAAAGCTATTTAAGAGAAAAAATAAAAACTATCTAGAGGACTACGAGCTAGATAACCAAGCTAGAAGAAATGCTGGATATGAGGTAGGCGTAAAAACAAGCTACAACTCATATAATCAAGCTTTTAGCACTAAGCTAGCTTATAAAAAGGGCACTGGGATATTTAACTCACAGCCTGATCCTTTAGAGGATAGTGGCGAGGCAACATCTAGGTTTGCTCTAATAAATTTAAACCTAAACTACAAATATAAATTTGAACTTCCACTAAGCTACGATCTAAATATCAACGCAAGATATGGTCTAAATAGACTAAGCTTGCAAGATAAATTTAGTATCGGTGGATACTACAGTGTTAGAGGATTTGACGGGGAGAGCTCGCTTGTTGGAAATCACGGAGTAAGCGTAAGAAATACCCTCTCATATAACTACTATAAGAGCAACTCTGTCTATGCAGGGCTTGACGCTGGCATGGTAAGAGCCCCAAGTAGTGGCATAAAGGATAAAAACACCCTTGCAGGATACGCCATAGGTCTAAGAGGCAGCATAAAAGCCTACAACAACCTAAGCTACGACATATCTGTCTCTAAACCTATTTATAAACCAAAGAGCTTTGAAACTAAATCAACAAATGTAAATTTCATCATAAGCTACGAATTTTAAGGATAAAATATGCTAAAGAAAAACCAAATTTCAAATGCGCAAAAGCCTAGCCTTTTAACCATAGGCTTAAATTTCTACGTAAGTCTCTCTTTGCTACTTGGTACTATGCCTGCCCTTGCAAATGAGCCAAGTATCATAGCTGACCCAGGTGCTAGTAACCGCCCTGATATACTAAAAGCTCCTAATGAGACGCTAATAATAAATATCACAAACCCTGATAGCAAGGGCGTCTCTATAAATGAATATAGTAGATTTAATACGCCAACCACTGGCACTATCCTTAATAACTCTAATAAAAACATAGATACAAAGATAGCTGGCCAGATAGATGCAAACTATAGGCTTACAAAAGAGGCAAGCCTTATTATCAACAAAGTAAATTCGGCTGAGAAATCATCTCTAAAAGGAAATTTAGAGGTTGCTGGTAGCAGAGCTGATGTGGTCATAGCAAACCCAAATGGCATAAGCGTAGATGGTCTAAATATGATCAACTCTCGCTCACTCACACTAACAACAGGTAATATCAATAAACTAAGCCCCAAAGAGATAGAGCTAATATCTAATAACTCTATCGACATCGTAGGGGACGGCCTAAACGATAAGAGTAGCGACTATACAAATGTCATCTCAAATGCTGTAAATTTAAACTCAAATATCCACGCAAATGAGCTAAACATCATCGGTGAAAAGGCGGTTGCTTCAAGCAAAGATAGACTTTATAACGACGTAAAAACTAAAAACCAAGAAAACAGCTTTAGCCTAGATAGTAGCGCGCTTGGCGGTATGTATGCTAATAAAATCAAACTAGTTGGCACAAGTAACGGCGTAGGCGTAAATAATAACGGCCTAGTGATAGCAAATAACAACATAGAGATAAGCCTTGATGGCGACATAGTTAATGCTGGCGCTATCGCTTCTAACAAAGATGTTAAGATAGAGGCAAAGACTATAACAAACAAAGATGAAGCGCTAATAGGTGCAAAAGAGAGCCTTAATATAAAAGCAGACACTTTGGTAAATACTTCTAGTCAAATTTATGCTAAAGATATAAATGTAGAGGCTAAAAAGCTGGTAAATAACTCAAGCTCGCAGGCTAGGGTGGATACAGTGCACAAACAAGGCACTATGCACCTAAAAAAAGAGGGAGTAAATAGATATAAGCTTGGTGTAAATTTAAAAGAGCTAAAAGAGAAGATAAGCACCAAACTAGCTAAGAAGCTAGGCAAAGATATAAGCGAGCTAGATGAAAACGAGGTAAATGAGTTAGTATTAAAAGAGGCTGCAAATAAAGATGGCGCTCTATATGCTCTAAATTTACACAAAGACTCGCATCTAGTTGGCACTAGCCAAAAGATATTTCATAATCTAAGACTAGACTATGATACAAATGAGGTTCTAGTTGATACTAGTAGAGCAAAGAATAATGAACAAAAAAGAACTATCACATATAGCATAGTTAAAGATGTGCTAAACGAAGATGATAAAGCCAACTTCATCCCAGGTAGCATAATAGCTAACAATGATATAAATTTAAATGTAAATGATGTCTTAAACGATAAGAGCGTTATATATGCTGGAGGAGATCTAAAGCTAAATAGCGATAATGTAGAAAACATAGCTCTAATGCTAAATAACCACGTAAATAGCTATAGCGTTTATAAGTGGAAAGAGAAAAAGAAATGGTATAGAGGTGGAGGCTGGAAAACCAAAGGTGGAACAGGAAAAGTTTTCAGTTTCTCATACACAGATGTTGGCTTGCCAGCAGTATTTGCAGCGGGCAATAATATAGTAGGAAGCACGCAGGACTTTTCAAGCTACGCACTAAATGATGATATAAAACTAGCAAATGTTGATCTAGATAAATTCTCTGAGCCAATATTTAATAGCCCAATAATTAAAAACCTAAATAGAAAGGTGAAAAACCAAGGATACTACTACAGCCTTGATAGTATAAACTCTGCTTATATAGCAAATATCCTTGACAGTTTATATGAAGCAAGAAATGAGAGCATAAGTAAATTTAAAAAAGAGGCCAAAGACAAAAACGTAAAAGCCTCAGCTTTAGTAATGGCAAATAACATAGAGCTAGACGCTAAAGGCAACATAAGCCTAGCTGGAAGCGTAGTGGCTGATAGCTTAAATCTCAATGCAGATAAAAAGATAAAGCTAAAAGGTGCAGATCTAGCAACTAGTAGAGATGCTAACATTTTGGCTAATGATATAGAGATAGATAGCTCTGATCTAAAATCTAAAAATCTAAGCTTAAATGCAAAGAATAATATAAATTTAGATCAAAGCAAATCTCAGTTTAGCAAAGTCTCTAACCTAGAGGCTACAAACGATATAAATTTACAAGCTGGCAATGACATAAAAGTATCTGGCTCAAATTTAGATGCGAGTAGAGATATAAATTTAAACTCAGGCAATAATATAGAGATAAAAGCAGATGAGTTTAGCTACACTCATCATGTAAGCTCTAAAGGGATGAAATTTGATGAGAGTGTAAAAAGAGTAAGCGCTGCAAATTTAAACGCAAATAGCGACATAAATTTAAATGCTAAAAATACTCTTTTAGTCTCATCAACTCATCTAAACGCACTAAAAGATATAAATTTAAATGCTAGTGATATCATACTAGCAGCGCAGTCAAACACTAGCGAAGCAACAGCTATAAATAGCTCTAAATCACTCCTTTCTAAAAAGCAAACCATAGATAGCGCCGTAAGCTCAGAAGTAGTAAGCACTAGCCTAAAATCAGGCAATAATATAAATTTAAACTCAGCTAATGATATATATCTAGTATCATCTAAGCTAAAATCAGACAAAGATATAAATTTAAACTCAAAGAGCAATATCCTCTTTGAAAATGGCTACAACGTAGAGGCTAGCTCTCATACTTCTAAAAAGAGCAAGATATCTTTAAATCCAAACGCATTTTATAAGAGCAGCTTTGATCTTGTTGCAAATGGCAGTAAAAAGGCAGTTTATAGCACTATAGACTCAGGCAATGATATAAATTTAAATGCCAAAAGTGCTCTTAGCCTAAAAGGTGCAAACCTAAACTCTGGCAATGATACAAATTTAAACGCAGAGCTTATAGCTATATCAAACACAAATGATGAAAGCTACCATAAAGAGGAGCATAAGAGTAGCAGAGTAGGTATCTTAAAGCCTAATGAAGTGCTAAAAGATATCGTTGTCGATCTAAAAAGAAAGCTAAACCCTCTAAAAGAAGCAAAAGATAAATTTAGCTCACTTAGCACACCTACATTTGTAATAGGAAAAACATCTACCAAATTTGAAAGCAATAGCCTAGAAGCTAAAGCCACTAACATAAAAGCTGGCAATAATATAAATATCAATGCCAATAAAGATATAAACATAGTAGCCTCAAATGTAGATGCTAAAGAGAACTTAAATTTAAAGGCTAATGAAGCGATAGAAATTTCATCTAC
This genomic stretch from Campylobacter concisus harbors:
- a CDS encoding ShlB/FhaC/HecB family hemolysin secretion/activation protein; translated protein: MRTLLSLSMVCAALLANETNLKNELNNEEIRANMASSFNESSNINLLNEKPTSEGKLNLNETPCFKIDKISLLSENEVASFNASSGADEAIIRKAYNTNYSKFNSILEASLNKLDFKSGSCLGKNSINLIINSFNNEIIKSGYITSSASLVTKSLKDAKLEFVINLGLIDDISINELDTQRNRASLFSAFGEYSHKNKVANIRDIEQALESLQNVSKNDVSIKFLPSNRAGFSNIVITRVDSFPLKAAISIDNLGSKQSGKYQGMLNLSTLNLLGFNEIFSFSRGKDIFKKYEVTNKFNGASDHGASNNYYYGFSIPFGYFMLEYEKSKYDYAQIINAAYNLYTYKGRSESDSLSLAYTFYRDSNFKNSAYVKLFKRKNKNYLEDYELDNQARRNAGYEVGVKTSYNSYNQAFSTKLAYKKGTGIFNSQPDPLEDSGEATSRFALINLNLNYKYKFELPLSYDLNINARYGLNRLSLQDKFSIGGYYSVRGFDGESSLVGNHGVSVRNTLSYNYYKSNSVYAGLDAGMVRAPSSGIKDKNTLAGYAIGLRGSIKAYNNLSYDISVSKPIYKPKSFETKSTNVNFIISYEF
- a CDS encoding filamentous hemagglutinin N-terminal domain-containing protein, with translation MLKKNQISNAQKPSLLTIGLNFYVSLSLLLGTMPALANEPSIIADPGASNRPDILKAPNETLIINITNPDSKGVSINEYSRFNTPTTGTILNNSNKNIDTKIAGQIDANYRLTKEASLIINKVNSAEKSSLKGNLEVAGSRADVVIANPNGISVDGLNMINSRSLTLTTGNINKLSPKEIELISNNSIDIVGDGLNDKSSDYTNVISNAVNLNSNIHANELNIIGEKAVASSKDRLYNDVKTKNQENSFSLDSSALGGMYANKIKLVGTSNGVGVNNNGLVIANNNIEISLDGDIVNAGAIASNKDVKIEAKTITNKDEALIGAKESLNIKADTLVNTSSQIYAKDINVEAKKLVNNSSSQARVDTVHKQGTMHLKKEGVNRYKLGVNLKELKEKISTKLAKKLGKDISELDENEVNELVLKEAANKDGALYALNLHKDSHLVGTSQKIFHNLRLDYDTNEVLVDTSRAKNNEQKRTITYSIVKDVLNEDDKANFIPGSIIANNDINLNVNDVLNDKSVIYAGGDLKLNSDNVENIALMLNNHVNSYSVYKWKEKKKWYRGGGWKTKGGTGKVFSFSYTDVGLPAVFAAGNNIVGSTQDFSSYALNDDIKLANVDLDKFSEPIFNSPIIKNLNRKVKNQGYYYSLDSINSAYIANILDSLYEARNESISKFKKEAKDKNVKASALVMANNIELDAKGNISLAGSVVADSLNLNADKKIKLKGADLATSRDANILANDIEIDSSDLKSKNLSLNAKNNINLDQSKSQFSKVSNLEATNDINLQAGNDIKVSGSNLDASRDINLNSGNNIEIKADEFSYTHHVSSKGMKFDESVKRVSAANLNANSDINLNAKNTLLVSSTHLNALKDINLNASDIILAAQSNTSEATAINSSKSLLSKKQTIDSAVSSEVVSTSLKSGNNINLNSANDIYLVSSKLKSDKDINLNSKSNILFENGYNVEASSHTSKKSKISLNPNAFYKSSFDLVANGSKKAVYSTIDSGNDINLNAKSALSLKGANLNSGNDTNLNAELIAISNTNDESYHKEEHKSSRVGILKPNEVLKDIVVDLKRKLNPLKEAKDKFSSLSTPTFVIGKTSTKFESNSLEAKATNIKAGNNININANKDINIVASNVDAKENLNLKANEAIEISSTNSISNAKSESTARKILGKQSASASSTNEEVVSSNLNSKNINIASNQDTTLIGSNISADESLDIKADNLNLLPASYSLESSSKFKDSGFGDLMKSNGEESSSNYNLATSTLSAKDISLSSNTINALASVIEATNVDVNTKLLNLVSAKSTSVNTSLSNNAGVLTATIKTKGKIEEIEIPAIIKVKDKFTLNGKDITDKLDTTAFKAINDSLNSEEFKEGVIRELRSNSNTPIDEETINQVKAVLILKSGKIRQLLLAVWEL